From Sphingobacteriales bacterium:
AAAATCATTTCTTTTTGTTGCAGGACTACTTGTCAATATTCTCCTGCTTATACTTTCAACCCTGATGACTTTTGAATTACTTTCCGGTAAGGTATTGATTCTGATATTTGCCATCGAAGCAGCTTTATCCTTGCTGTTTTTCAGGGATAAATGGTTTTCAGAGATAAGTTTTTTATTGACTGGTCATTTCTGGATTGCTGCTCCATTGTCATTGCTTGCCTATTATTCAGCACGACAAGGGGTCTATTCTCAATATTTTGTTTTAATCCCGTTTTTATTGATTTGGGCTTATGATGTATTTGCCTATCTGACGGGTATTCTCATCGGGCGCAGGAAAATGGCACCAGCTATTTCACCACTGAAAACAATGGAGGGCCTGGCCGGAGGTATAACAGCTACCATCATTCTTGCGATCTTTATCCCGAAATTATTTACACTTTCCGGTAATATTCTGTTCTGGTCAGGTACAGGGTTGATGGTTGCCATAGGTGCTACCGCAGGTGATTTGTTTGAATCAGGCTTTAAAAGATATTTTGGAGTGAAAGACAGTGGTACCTTGCTTCCCGGCCATGGTGGTGTACTCGACAGAATTGACAGTCTTCTTTTTGTAATTCCTTTTTATATA
This genomic window contains:
- a CDS encoding phosphatidate cytidylyltransferase, encoding MKTFQKHNLNKRSLTGFLYALIVLLAVFSGKWAFLILLLLFDLLASLEYYRIVADSKKSFLFVAGLLVNILLLILSTLMTFELLSGKVLILIFAIEAALSLLFFRDKWFSEISFLLTGHFWIAAPLSLLAYYSARQGVYSQYFVLIPFLLIWAYDVFAYLTGILIGRRKMAPAISPLKTMEGLAGGITATIILAIFIPKLFTLSGNILFWSGTGLMVAIGATAGDLFESGFKRYFGVKDSGTLLPGHGGVLDRIDSLLFVIPFYITVNQLFL